The genome window aaagatcatgaagttacttggtcacaaaacccgaTGGTGCACAAACATAACagtttcttcaagagaaagaagaactaaggcaaactaggtttccggtcacactcttcttcacacttgtggaattatgctcttgtgcaacttgtgtaaccttttacggccctcaaaataatccttatatatgtttagggttgtgagaaaagaaagtccaaaccTACATTCAcgaattggatgaaaatcagcttaaaaaactgaacttcataaatctCAACAAATAgcctatctgtcgagcagctgttgAGCTTTGAACTGAAATAGCTctcttaaacctcgatagatagagCTATTGAGCTAGCTGTCAAGAGTTAATAAAcaacactttctcacttgattcttggacagacttgcatggctttaacacttaaacttgaaaccttatttcttgaagcattaaacatatcttagatctacccaattacaagtaaagtgcgatttgtcaaaggattagccaattacataaaatagtgacatatgttcctaacattgaatcacatatgtcctaacaaagtctacacacatcctctATTTGCCATTAGCTTTTTTGACCATCACTACATTAGCTAGCCAATCAGGGTAGTAGACTTCATGGACGAACTCTGCGATTACCAACTTTTGAACTTCTTCTTTGATGGCATTATCTTGTTCTAAGGAAAACACTCGTCCGTATCATGTCCATGGTCTCAGTGAAAATGACAGTATTTGCTTTTGTTCCGCTTGCTATGATCTCCTTTCATCCTCTCAGGCCATTTCAAGGACAAATTGTCTTTAATCTACATCAATACTTGGTCAAGTGAAGTATTTAGGGAAGTGTAGTTAGAGTATCACCCCAAGGACGACCTTGCTTTCTTGCCATCACAATCCCTTTTCTCGCCTACTTTGGCTTTCTTTGGATGAGAATTCTACTCTGGATGGTGTACATAACCATTTTCCAATCGTTcacctttctcttttttcttagcAATAAtcgcatcttctgcattcatgaaaCTTTAGGCTGAATGTATCAACTCAACCATCATCTGTGGTTCCAATCATATAGCTTATGGACGAACAATCTAAGCTTACTCCATTGTAAAAGGTTGCTAAAAGGATCTTATCGTCCATCTCATCCACTAACAAGGCTTCTCTGTTAaaacaactaataaaaaaacatagacTCTTGTTCTCTCCTTGCTCTATGCTTAACAAACTAAATGAGGAATGCTTTTGCCTCTAACCTCCAATAAAGTTGTTGACAAACAACTTTCTTAACTTCTGGAACAAAGTTATGATATTTGGTGGTAGTTTACTAAACCATACTCTGGCCTGGCCTTTCAACGTGGTAGGAAAGGCTCTACACATGATTTTACCTAGTACACCTTGAAGATACATGGTTGTCTTGAACGTGGCAATGTGATCACAAGGATCACGCATCCCATCATATGAGTCCAAGGTAGgcattttaaacttaaaaggTAAGGGGTGACTAGTGATGGACGCAATAAATGGGGAATCAATCTTGTGGAGGAGGTCATCCATGTGATTTTATCTCCTCATTGAATCCTTCATCTCTTCCATTACTCTTTTCATCTAATCCATCTTCCTCTCCAAACATGGTACCCTACGAGTAATGGTACTTCTGGACTGATCTCCTTCAGCATTGTTCTCAGCCCTTTCATTCTCTGAATTTTGTCCCTGTTCTTCACCATGTCGTTGTTGACACTGTCTATTAACTTCTCTAGTTAACTCCTAGTTTTGTTGCATCAATTTTGCCATCGTAGTTGCCATAGACTGCAACTCTTGTTGGACGGTCATCAGGGGTGCTGATACACAGTTTAGGTGACTAGAGGCATTTCCACTCCCTTGGTGTCCTGGACTAGTGGCCAACGACCTAATCCAAACCATACGACATTTTTGTCTTAAAGAGCAAAAAAGTTAACACTTAGAAACTTTTTTATTGTACCTTCCCATTAACGACGCCAACTGATGATACGCGAAAACCAGGGTAGGCATTTCAAACTTAAAAGGCAGGGGGTGATTAGTGATGAACGCAATAAAAGGGGAATCAATCCTGTGGACGAGGTCATCCATGTGATTTTCTCTCCTCATGAAATCCTTCATCTCTTCCATGGCTCTTTTCATCTGATCCATCTTCCTCTCCAAATGTGGTACCCTACAAGTAATGGTACTTCTGGACTGATCTCCTTTAGCATTGTTCTCAACCCCTTCATTCTCTGAATTTTGTCCCCGTTCTTCACCACGTCGCTCTTGACGCTGTATATTAATTTCTCTAGTTAACTCCTAGCTCTATTGCGTCAATTTTGCCATCATAGTTGCCATAGACTGCAACTCTTGTTGGACAGTCATAGGGGTGCTAATGCACGGTTTGGGTGACTGGAGGCATTTCCACTCTCTTGGTGTCCTGGATTGGTGGCCATCAACCTAATCCAAACCATACAACCTTTTTGTCTTAAAAAGCAAAGAAGTTGACACTTAGAAACTTTTTTATTGTAccttcccatagacggcgccaactgatgatacACGAAAATTAGTAATAGTAAGTTGCTAGTTATACAACTTATTGTTCAAAGGTTgggaaattaaattttcttattttattactCTTCACTCTCTCTACTAGTTTGCTGGAGAGATAGAGACAAACTGAAGAGATAGAGACAGaggaagaaaggaaagagagagatgagagaggaaagagaaatgaaattttcgtattattttattgggttgtatgTAAAATTAAAACCTGGGATATAGGGTAAGTTGTAAAATGGGTTAGTAAAGTAGATGAAGTGGTATTTGAGaatgcaaaatatgttttttttttttttttttttgcatcctcGGATGCTAATGCTCTGAGAGCAATCACATTAGTCCGTGCAAAATATTCAAcctacctttttttattttgcacaaccatttttccaaaacacccacatcagtttatctattatacactcttttctttaaataatcatttttttttttttattatttcatccACCAAtgtcaaaacacacacacagactctctctctctctctcacagtgactgaaatttctttcattttcttcttcctccccTCTTTCTTCACTAAAAAGCCCTATAAACAAACCAGAAAACTCCATAAACAAACCTCCAATCTTCACATCGACACAAACACATATCAATCAAGTAGATATGGTAAAACATGTCAGAATTtgcgaacccgacccgaccgaCCCAAAAAATACTTGATCTGAACCTGAATTTTTTGACCCGAAGCAAAAACGGATTGACCCGTGACCCAACCTGATTTTTTGCGGGTTAACTCGACCCGacctgttaaaaaaaattcactaaaaaaatatttagactaCGTCCTAATACTAGGTGCATAAAGCACAAAGCATTAAAGCCAGCCAATAGTCAATAGATTATAGATGTTCACACTTCACATGAGACAAGACAAGACAACCAGTAAGAGCTTCACATTCAATTTGAGCTTCACAAGTCACAAACACTAAGAGCTTCACAGACATGAGACAAGATAAgacaatcatttttaaaaaaaatctcattcaattTGATATGACCACACTTCACAGCTCACACACTAAACTTACTAGTAGTCTGtagtgaaagttcaattagtgtataaaacactgtgaacgtttagacccccaattaacaaattatcaattcaagcttaatatcaaacaattaatgtgtggaatatgaacaaaaacttaacaaagaattgataaacaatctaaaccaaataaaaaacacatccacagcaaaaattaaatggcaaagattaagggaagagagatgcaaacacaaggacaacacaacgatatgttattgaagaggaaaccgaagccctcagcataaaacctctccgccaccctccaagcggtaaataatccactaaaaaatgtagttgggatacatgaatagcagaagaccctccaagcctaatctacctagtgtacataagccctccaagttcctactccaacgagattaatccgaacctatttcttctttaccttaccggatttcgctacttgaccatagcatcaactaatatgaaattggtcccttcttaactgcttcccaaagcaccaaatggccttcttacagatatgggtatggtgagaaaaggttttggtaatgtacctctcaaggatgtaacaatggagaggaagagagtagaggaattttaagagtctctatgtgaagattgtggatgaatcaatcttgtttttctctagggtttctctctcaaaattatctctagaagctctctatatttcatgggtataagggtctatatatagtggggtgaaaaaggaatgcgaagagtcagttttttcCAAACAGTGTGgcctggcgacttggcctcgcaactagactgagtcgcgagttcaagtcgcaagctaacggcctggccagcctgggacttttgtcttgtagtgcaacaactggcatgactcttcaactcccctgcatgcttcacacgtgtgccagctttggcggcttgccagtcgcgagtTAGCCGTGAGTCCCAGTCGCaagtctctgcatccttgcacaatcttaagcatttcttcacactctctcactcactacccttacatgattcccacataaatacaaggttactaattgctaaaatacaagcaaatttggtacggaataaagccaacaagatggttgataaaattcaaccttacatgtAGTCCAGTACACTAAGTCACTACTCACTATTTTCTAACACACTAAATAGCTAGACTTAGCCTGTAGTAGCTGACTAGCTATAGTCCACAAAGGCACAAACGTGACAAACCACAAAGCTTCCTCCATTCTTGTGCCTCTACCCTTTTGGCCTTTTCACACTTTCACACAAAGCTTGAAGTGTTTCAATTTCACTCTTATGCCTCTACCCTTTTCTCCGTCTCTACTCTTTTCTCTCTGTGCCTCTAcgcttttcttttatatttttcttttatcttctctTCTTAGTTCTTTCAGTCCTTAAATCTTCAGACCAAGCtctcttataaaatatttacttattcttctttacttcatatgttatgtttatttttaaatctttttttgtttagtttatcttTCTAAGTATTCTAACTTTACGATTATTTTAAATGCAATAGGAACATGTGCACTTAAGAAGGCCGATAACTTGATATGGTCCAtgacatgtatttttttttttttttttttgtgggaatgaTATTATTAGTGatgtaaacttaaaatatacTTTTTAGTACTTCTTAAgatctatctctttttgaagttgtaaacttgtaattataTGCATTTTGACAGTGAACTATTAACATTAAAGACTTTTTCCATCATGAATttatgattataaataattttttttcatgctcAAAACTGTCAGAATTAGAAGGATATTAACAAGTGGCATTAAGTGCAATTCATTtccttaattgattttattcattctctgTAAATAGGTTgtattgatttgtttttgtaattgaaaaaaaaaaaaaaaaaaaaaaaaaaaaaaaaacttgtttgaaaaatacgggtcaacccgaccgACCCGACCCACAACCTAATTGACCTGTTTAAAAATGACCTTTTTGACCCACGACCCGATTGACCTGCAAACCTGATTGACCTGACCCAATctacccgttttgccatgtctacaaTCAAGTAACCAATCGCGAGGCCAAGCACAACAACCATGAACACCCCAATGTTAAACAATATGACAACGAGCATAAGTAAGGATTCGATCCCGGAGTTAAGCCCAAACAGGGCGGCTCCGACAAACCTCACGACGAACCACTTGGATCCAGCAGTCTTTTCGTCGTCTTGCTGCAGCAAAGGAGCCTCGACCTGGGGCTTAGGATTGGAGGCTTTAGTGGCAGAGACAAGCTTGAAGCGGACGCACTTGTGGTATTGGTAAAAGGCAGAGACGATGAAGGGAGTAACTGATTTTGTTATgagttgattttgagttggatttgtttttcagatttgtttgttttggattttttttaaattaattctcttcttcctcctttttctgTATTGAATTGAGTCAGggcagagagaaagagagtcaaGGCAGAGAGAGTAGcggtgagagaggagagagaagatatatttaaataatcaaatagAAAACTACAGTAATCGTGCATACTTACATGATTACTGTAACATTTTTGTATATGTACAGTATTATAGACCACTAATATGggtaatttttttagcaaaaatatgtaaaagtactttttctattttctaaatGATTGATGCAACTGCTCTAAGGACCATAACCAAAGTTGCTTTTTTCTCCTGATTGATCTGTCTAGACTGGCGCCTGGCCGCCTTATTCTATGCTGAAAAGTAGTGCATAGtatgattttataaataaaggCGCACAAGTAGGTTAAAAGAAGCAAGCACGAATCCTTCTCCAAACCAATTAGATTTCTGTATAATTTGGACGATCTAGCTAGAGTGAGTCTTGAACGAGTGACATGCCAAATTCTTTGATTCCTTTAATGTTTTACTTACACTCTAGTGAAATCGATTTTGCTTAAGCGAAATTACACTGCTTCAATTCCTTGATCAGCCCCAAAAGTAActgaataaaaattaatgtgtcTTGGATTTAGCGAACGTACACTTAAAaacataacagattaaaatataaaacttgttgagaaaaattgtaaagaGATATTTGTTTGAGAGAACTTTTTCATACAAAATATTATCAGATAATGTATTTAAGTGTTCTTTATTCAGTTAGGGATTTCATTTcgttgtgaaaaaaattattgctcGGTTACTGTCAAGGTCCAGTAAGATGAAAATCTTGAGAGTGGTTGTACTCGTAGAGATAACACAATAATTGACCcttatgataaaataataaataaataaataaaaaagaaagaagaagacaatTTTGTTGGAAATTCTGAGCGTAGAAAAATGCAATTTTGGAATAAGTTTGATGGCAGCCTCAAGTTACCACCATCCTCTAAGCATTAAGCTATTATCagataacaaaagaaaatattttcctgacCAAATAATCTTGTGTGAGATaacttatctaattttttactgaaaagtTTTAGTGAAACTGCATTATTGGTCTCTAAAATTCACTCTATCAATGTAATTAGTCTCTCAAGTTTCAAGTGAGCAATTTTGGAATAAGTTTGATGGCAGCCTCAAGTTACCACCTTTCTCTAAGCAATAAGTTATTATaagataacaaaagaaaatattttcctaaccAAATAATATTGTGTGGGATaacttatctaattttttgctgaaaagtttTTTGTAAAACTGCATTATTGGTTTCTAAAATTCATTCTATCAATGCAATTAGTCTCTCAAGTTTCAAGTGAGCAttattggtccctcaagttttaaAAGTGAGTAGTACTAGTCCATTTGTTAACTGTAGTTAATAGTGTTACTTATGTGATTAACAAATTAGTGACTAgacatattttttaatgaaaaaatttaaaaaattatttacacatCACGATTTGAGTTGTCAAACAATTAGGGCCTGTTTGATAGAGCATCTTAAACacgtattttcagtttttaaacaacattacacgtatttctacaTTTTTTCAACTACAcgtatatcaaaaaaatataagcaatattactcaaactcttctaccaaacaggccctaaacTTCTTCTAATCCCAAAACAAACCAAGTCCCCCCAACCACAATCTTCAGCCGGCCTCCATACCAAAACCAAATACCACCTTGCTGCAAATACcatcacaaaatcaaaatcttgaaccgtttgatttgtcaaaatttgtggAGTCAGAGCCATTGAACTCAAAATTGGAGACCATGATGGGGCAATTGTTCTTGTAAAGTCAAGTTGCCTTCATGAGAAATGAGAGAGTCCTAGTCAGACTTGGAAGCCTTTGGAGTCTTTGGGACCATGAGCCTTTGACCTTAACAAGGACATGAGAATTGCCCAAGATGGTGGCCAACACTTTAGGGAGCAATTGCACAGGACAAACTTCAAGTACCAATAGTTTAGTTTTGTCAAAGAAGAATTTAGTGAAATGATTTCTCAATCTATTAATTATCAGAAGAGAAGCTTATAAACAACTCGAGTACAACTCAGAGAAGCTAAAGTTGTGCAACTAACTTaacaaacaaaacagaaaatctTACTAACTCAAGCACGTGAGGCACGATCCAACAACATGACTTTAGAGTCTCCTTCCTGGTTGCACTGCAAATTGCAAATTGGCATAGCTGCCTGACACAAACATGATTAGTAGAATTTCACCTCTTATTGCTTTCCTGCTTCTTCTTTTCTGCATTCGTTTTCAGTCCACCAACACTACCGCCAATGATACTGTCACAAATACCATCCAACCTGGCCATTCCCTGAATACCTCCGAGACCATTGTATCCACTAATGGAATCTTCGAACTTGGTTTCTTCACTCCAGGAAATTCAACAAAGTATTACTTGGGAATACGATTCAAGAAAGTTTCTAAGCAGAATGTTGTTTGGGTTGCAAACAGAGAGTACCCATTCCCAAATTCCTCTGCAGCTCTTTGTCTTAATTCGGATGGAAATCTTGTAATATCCGATGGCAGAATGACATACATGGTGGCCAACACTTCAGCTGGAAACGGTACCTATGCCATGCTATTGGATACAGGTAATCTGATAGTCACAAACAAGGTCTTGGAGGTTTTGTGGCAAAGCTTTGACTATCCTACTGATACTATTTTTCCCGGAATGATACTTGAATCAGATTTTGTGGCAACATCATGGAAAAGTACAGAAGACCCAGCTCCTGGTCTCTTCTCCCTACAGCTGAGTTCTTGGGATCAGCTAACTATAAGGGAGGGGTCTAAAGTATACTGGACTAGTTCAATCTATACTTTTGGGGTTTTATCCCACAGTGATTGGTACGGGTACGGTATTACTTGGCCTACTAATTACACTTCTGGAATTTCAAAAATGGTGTTGGATGTGTACGGACAGCTTAAACTGCAGTCGTGGTCAGAAGATGATCAAAGGTGGCATTCGTTGCAGTCATCTAGGTGTGGGGATGCTTTATGTGGAGCTTTTAGCGTATGCAATGAAACTGCTGAAGTACCATGTGGCTGTTTGACAGGTTTCAAACCTGTTTCTGCTGATGCTTGGAGCAATGGGAACTCATCCAGTACTGGCTGTTTGAGGGAAACTGCTCTGCAGTGCACTAAGAATATTGATGTTCAGAAAGATGGGTTTTTTCGCATGTCAATAGTTGATTGGCCTGATAATCCGCAGCATCGGGAGACAGCCAATCCTACTGACTGCCAATCGGCTTGCTTGAACAACTGTTCTTGTGTTGCTTATGCTTATTATTACATAAAGCAAGATCCCAAAAATCCCAAGCTTCAATGCTTTGTATGGCATGGTGCTCTATTGAACCTGAAACAACGCTCAACCGATGACATAAATGGAATTGATTTCTATCTGAAACTTGCTACTTCGGATTTGGTCAAGCTAGGTAAGAAATTTGAAGACTTGTTAGTAATTAGTTATTAGTATGGCAGTAGTGTTTTCTTCTTAGCACAATTATTTATCTTCTGTTTTTTAAAGAACTTTGAGGAGATACCTATAGTAATGATGCATACATTATTTATTTCTCTGATTTCCTTTTTCAGATGCAAATTCAAGGAATGAAACCTCAATAGACACAGTAAATAACAATTCAATCTCTAGTACAAATTTCAAATTCGGAGTGTTGCAAATTTTGGTACTGACCTTGTCTACTCCCTTTGCAATGCTTACATTAggccttttgttttattatgtgAGGAGAAAGGTCAGAAAGAAGGGTGAGTAAAGAATTGCTCGAATAGCtatttaagcaataaaaatttacatcCTTAATTAACACCGTATAAATTTGTTGTTCACTATTCAGGCGAAGATTTGTTACAGTTAGACGTGGGCATGACCCAAACAACAGAAAATTCTGAGCTTTCTGAAGTAAGTAAGCCTGGAGATGGTAAGAAAAAGGAAGTCAAAATGCCATTGTTCAGTTTAAAAAGTGTTTCTGCTGCAACTGATAATTTCTCAGATGCAAACAAGCTAGGAGAGGGTGGTTTTGGGCCCGTTTATAAGGTATGATACAATATCCTTAAACGCAATGCTTAGGGGACTGTACATAAAAAGACTAAACTTTGCCATCTTAGTAAGTGTTAACAAGCACAAAGAGGCACATGCCAGTTTTGTTTCTGACTATGATATTAAAGCCTACAAAGTATATCTCTTCATATTTAAGTGAGCTAACGTTCTCCCTAGTAGTAATGGAACTAATTAAGTTTAAGCACAAGAATTTCAGGGAATTTTACAGAAAGGGGATGAGGTGGCTGTGAAAAGGCTTTCAAAAAGATCTGGGCAAGGTTGGGAGGAACTAAAAAATGAGGCAATGCTCATCGCCAAGCTCCAACACAAGAATCTTGTCAGGCTTTTGGGCTGCTGCATTGAACGGGATGAAAAGATACTTGTTTATGAGTATATGTCCAACAAAAGCTTAGATTTCTTCCTTTTTGGTTTGTAGTTTCTCCTCTTTTGAAGTTTtcataaaattgtgttttgtgCTATTGTCCTTTGAACGTGTGCTACTAGTTGTTCCAATTTACTCATTTTATGTAAATCAGATCTAGAAAAGCGCAAGATTTTAGATTGGGGAACACGACTCCGAGTCATTGAAGGAGTTGCTCAAGGGCTTCTTTATCTTCATCAATATTCCCGGTTCAGGATTATTCATAGAGACCTTAAGGCCAGTAATATTTTGTTAGATAGTGACATGAATCCaaaaatatcagattttggAATGGCAAGAATATTTGGAGGAAACGACTCTCAAGCAAATACCAATAGGATTGTTGGCACTTAGTAAGTAAAATAAGTAGAAACTTCTGAATCATAACAACAAACATGAATGTATTCATGTGcccatacattttttttttttttttaaattgaaactactaattctttttcttgataATGGTTTCTAGTGGCTATATGTCCCCTGAATATGCTCTAGAAGGCCTCTTCTCGATCAAATCAGATGTTTTTAGCTTTGGCGTCTTATTGTTAGAGATTGTGAGTGGTCAAAAGACCACTGGTTTTTATCTAACCGACTCTCGCCATCTTCTTGGATATGTAAGTATCCTATTTGCGCTTTCACTTGTAAAAACTTCCAATCACTTTTAAATTCTGATTTTTTAGTTGGGATTTgctgaaaataaaatatttaatcacTATTAATGAAATGAAAACTATCTAGTAATCCTTAGGGGTGAAAATGTGCCATACATATGAAGTCCCTTGCTTTCGAGAGGGTATTATACGACTATGTGTAATGGTTACATATGAAAGAGGTTACTTACACATGTACCGgttacataaattataaattcctTGTTCTAAATACCTTAGAACCCTGACCAAATTTCCTCTGACTTTCAATtgattattcttttcttttttcccttttttcctcCTGATTTTAAGGCATGGGAATTATGGACAAGTGAGAGGGGATCGGACTTGGTGGATCCTCTACTTGATGATGTATCTTCTATGCATGTGGCACTCAGATGCATTAACATAGCTCTCCTCTGTGTTCAAGAAAGTGCAGCAGATAGACCTACCATGTCTGAAGTTGTCACAATGCTAAGCAATGAAAGCGTAGCTCTACCTTGTCCCAAGCAACCAGGTTTCTTGAATGTGGGAACTGTCGTGAAGGAAAACCCAATTAATAGCATGACTGAAATTTGTTCTGTTAATCATGCATCGATTTCAATTGTGCAAGGCCGGTAACATTTCAAATTCCAtaactttttaagtttaaaacaCTCAAATTCTTTGCTTATGGAATGATCCATAACTTTTATTTAGacgttatatttttcattttatgtaCATTTCAAAATCCACTTAATAAAGTTTGTTGTGCTTTGGATCATGCACGCTTTATAAAAGTTCACAATTTGAAGACAATATTAGAATTGGTGCAAGCTGTGATCTTTAACAATGGTGATCTTTGACAATGGTGATGAAGAATTGAGAGAAACAATGTGAATGAGAAAATTGTGTATCTTGTATATTGCCAATAGATTACAAGCTGTCTTTATATACATAGATCAGAGTAGTAAGAGCATCCGTAGCAGATGTTCCAAAAATTATGCCATTTTACCACATCAAatgcctactttattattttaccacatcattttacaacatcccatttatcagatgttttataattcaattctatacattaaaataatatttactacacattaaaataatatttactacacatcaacacaataaacaaacaacaaacaatataCCACATCCCTTCCGTACCGTGGCAAATTTGCCACGGTACTGTtcaatgttgcaaaaaaaaaaaaatttaccacatCTACTAAATGAGCTAAAGTTGGgtttggtgtgggatatgtgccaaatatttagcatttggcacatatcccacatctaGTGTGGGTGCTCAACAGAATTATCCAAACTATAAGCCACCAATACAAAGAGAACACGTGTAAAACAACCTGTAACTGATTAACTAATAAATACTGATATGCGACTTGTAGCTTTGTAACACTAATGCAAAAACGACATGTAGCATTACtggtcttcttccttttcttcctaATACCGACTGTTGCAGTCTTAATATCTTCTAATAGAcaagaagaaaagcaaaagtCAAAGAGAagtaaaattattagtttacattaTACTGTCAATATAACATTTACAttgtaaactaaacaaatatgCACAGAGCTCTAATCCAATTTCATAATTAATGTCCAATACTAAATTACTTTCACAAATTCTATATGCTTCTTTAGCTCCACTGGTAATTGatattcaaaagaataagatcCACTTGACACATTAGTCAGACGAGACAA of Quercus lobata isolate SW786 chromosome 8, ValleyOak3.0 Primary Assembly, whole genome shotgun sequence contains these proteins:
- the LOC115957664 gene encoding G-type lectin S-receptor-like serine/threonine-protein kinase At1g11300: MISRISPLIAFLLLLFCIRFQSTNTTANDTVTNTIQPGHSLNTSETIVSTNGIFELGFFTPGNSTKYYLGIRFKKVSKQNVVWVANREYPFPNSSAALCLNSDGNLVISDGRMTYMVANTSAGNGTYAMLLDTGNLIVTNKVLEVLWQSFDYPTDTIFPGMILESDFVATSWKSTEDPAPGLFSLQLSSWDQLTIREGSKVYWTSSIYTFGVLSHSDWYGYGITWPTNYTSGISKMVLDVYGQLKLQSWSEDDQRWHSLQSSRCGDALCGAFSVCNETAEVPCGCLTGFKPVSADAWSNGNSSSTGCLRETALQCTKNIDVQKDGFFRMSIVDWPDNPQHRETANPTDCQSACLNNCSCVAYAYYYIKQDPKNPKLQCFVWHGALLNLKQRSTDDINGIDFYLKLATSDLVKLDANSRNETSIDTVNNNSISSTNFKFGVLQILVLTLSTPFAMLTLGLLFYYVRRKVRKKGEDLLQLDVGMTQTTENSELSEVSKPGDGKKKEVKMPLFSLKSVSAATDNFSDANKLGEGGFGPVYKGILQKGDEVAVKRLSKRSGQGWEELKNEAMLIAKLQHKNLVRLLGCCIERDEKILVYEYMSNKSLDFFLFDLEKRKILDWGTRLRVIEGVAQGLLYLHQYSRFRIIHRDLKASNILLDSDMNPKISDFGMARIFGGNDSQANTNRIVGTYGYMSPEYALEGLFSIKSDVFSFGVLLLEIVSGQKTTGFYLTDSRHLLGYAWELWTSERGSDLVDPLLDDVSSMHVALRCINIALLCVQESAADRPTMSEVVTMLSNESVALPCPKQPGFLNVGTVVKENPINSMTEICSVNHASISIVQGR